DNA sequence from the Ailuropoda melanoleuca isolate Jingjing unplaced genomic scaffold, ASM200744v2 unplaced-scaffold20776, whole genome shotgun sequence genome:
NNNNNNNNNNNNNNNNNNNNNNNNNNNNNNNNNNNNNNNNNNNNNNNNNNNNNNNNNNNNNNNNNNNNNNNNNNNNNNNNNNNNNNNNNNNNNNNNNNNNNNNNNNNNNNNNNNNNNNNNNNNNNNNNNNNNNNNNNNNNNNNNNNNNNNNNNNNNNNNNNNNNNNNNNNNNNNNNNNNNNNNNNNNNNNNNNNNNNNNNNNNNNNNNNNNNNNNNNNNNNNNNNNNNNNNNNNNNNNNNNNNNNNNNNNNNNNNNNNNNNNNNNNNNNNNNNNNNNNNNNNNNNNNNNNNNNNNNNNNNNNNNNNNNNNNNNNNNNNNNNNNNNNNNNNNNNNNNNNNNNNNNNNNNNNNNNNNNNNNNNNNNNNNNNNNNNNNNNNNNNNNNNNNNNNNNNNNNNNNNNNNNNNNNNNNNNNNNNNNNNNNNNNNNNNNNNNNNNNNNNNNNNNNNNNNNNNNNNNNNNNNNNNNNNNNNNNNNNNNNNNNNNNNNNNNNNNNNNNNNNNNNNNNNNNNNNNNNNNNNNNNNNNNNNNNNNNNNNNNNNNNNNNNNNNNNNNNNNNNNNNNNNNNNNNNNNNNNNNNNNNNNNNNNNNNNNNNNNNNNNNNNNNNNNNNNNNNNNNNNNNNNNNNNNNNNNNNNNNNNNNNNNNNNNNNNNNNNNNNNNNNNNNNNNNNNNNNNNNNNNNNNNNNNNNNNNNNNNNNNNNNNNNNNNNNNNNNNNNNNNNNNNNNNNNNNNNNNNNNNNNNNNNNNNNNNNNNNNNNNNNNNNNNNNNNNNNNNNNNNNNNNNNNNNNNNNNNNNNNNNNNNNNNNNNNNNNNNNNNNNNNNNNNNNNNNNNNNNNNNNNNNNNNNNNNNNNNNNNNNNNNNNNNNNNNNNNNNNNNNNNNNNNNNNNNNNNNNNNNNNNNNNNNNNNNNNNNNNNNNNNNNNNNNNNNNNNNNNNNNNNNNNNNNNNNNNNNNNNNNNNNNNNNNNNNNNNNNNNNNNNNNNNNNNNNNNNNNNNNNNNNNNNNNNNNNNNNNNNNNNNNNNNNNNNNNNNNNNNNNNNNNNNNNNNNNNNNNNNNNNNNNNNNNNNNNNNNNNNNNNNNNNNNNNNNNNNNNNNNNNNNNNNNNNNNNNNNNNNNNNNNNNNNNNNNNNNNNNNNNNNNNNNNNNNNNNNNNNNNNNNNNNNNNNNNNNNNNNNNNNNNNNNNNNNNNNNNNNNNNNNNNNNNNNNNNNNNNNNNNNNNNNNNNNNNNNNNNNNNNNNNNNNNNNNNNNNNNNNNNNNNNNNNNNNNNNNNNNNNNNNNNNNNNNNNNNNNNNNNNNNNNNNNNNNNNNNNNNNNNNNNNNNNNNNNNNNNNNNNNNNNNNNNNNNNNNNNNNNNNNNNNNNNNNNNNNNNNNNNNNNNNNNNNNNNNNNNNNNNNNNNNNNNNNNNNNNNNNNNNNNNNNNNNNNNNNNNNNNNNNNNNNNNNNNNNNNNNNNNNNNNNNNNNNNNNNNNNNNNNNNNNNNNNNNNNNNNNNNNNNNNNNNNNNNNNNNNNNNNNNNNNNNNNNNNNNNNNNNNNNNNNNNNNNNNNNNNNNNNNNNNNNNNNNNNNNNNNNNNNNNNNNNNNNNNNNNNNNNNNNNNNNNNNNNNNNNNNNNNNNNNNNNNNNNNNNNNNNNNNNNNNNNNNNNNNNNNNNNNNNNNNNNNNNNNNNNNNNNNNNNNNNNNNNNNNNNNNNNNNNNNNNNNNNNNNNNNNNNNNNNNNNNNNNNNNNNNNNNNNNNNNNNNNNNNNNNNNNNNNNNNNNNNNNNNNNNNNNNNNNNNNNNNNNNNNNNNNNNNNNNNNNNNNNNNNNNNNNNNNNNNNNNNNNNNNNNNNNNNNNNNNNNNNNNNNNNNNNNNNNNNNNNNNNNNNNNNNNNNNNNNNNNNNNNNNNNNNNNNNNNNNNNNNNNNNNNNNNNNNNNNNNNNNNNNNNNNNNNNNNNNNNNNNNNNNNNNNNNNNNNNNNNNNNNNNNNNNNNNNNNNNNNNNNNNNNNNNNNNNNNNNNNNNNNNNNNNNNNNNNNNNNNNNNNNNNNNNNNNNNNNNNNNNNNNNNNNNNNNNNNNNNNNNNNNNNNNNNNNNNNNNNNNNNNNNNNNNNNNNNNNNNNNNNNNNNNNNNNNNNNNNNNNNNNNNNNNNNNNNNNNNNNNNNNNNNNNNNNNNNNNNNNNNNNNNNNNNNNNNNNNNNNNNNNNNNNNNNNNNNNNNNNNNNNNNNNNNNNNNNNNNNNNNNNNNNNNNNNNNNNNNNNNNNNNNNNNNNNNNNNNNNNNNNNNNNNNNNNNNNNNNNNNNNNNNNNNNNNNNNNNNNNNNNNNNNNNNNNNNNNNNNNNNNNNNNNNNNNNNNNNNNNNNNNNNNNNNNNNNNNNNNNNNNNNNNNNNNNNNNNNNNNNNNNNNNNNNNNNNNNNNNNNNNNNNNNNNNNNNNNNNNNNNNNNNNNNNNNNNNNNNNNNNNNNNNNNNNNNNNNNNNNNNNNNNNNNNNNNNNNNNNNNNNNNNNNNNNNNNNNNNNNNNNNNNNNNNNNNNNNNNNNNNNNNNNNNNNNNNNNNNNNNNNNNNNNNNNNNNNNNNNNNNNNNNNNNNNNNNNNNNNNNNNNNNNNNNNNNNNNNNNNNNNNNNNNNNNNNNNNNNNNNNNNNNNNNNNNNNNNNNNNNNNNNNNNNNNNNNNNNNNNNNNNNNNNNNNNNNNNNNNNNNNNNNNNNNNNNNNNNNNNNNNNNNNNNNNNNNNNNNNNNNNNNNNNNNNNNNNNNNNNNNNNNNNNNNNNNNNNNNNNNNNNNNNNNNNNNNNNNNNNNNNNNNNNNNNNNNNNNNNNNNNNNNNNNNNNNNNNNNNNNNNNNNNNNNNNNNNNNNNNNNNNNNNNNNNNNNNNNNNNNNNNNNNNNNNNNNNNNNNNNNNNNNNNNNNNNNNNNNNNNNNNNNNNNNNNNNNNNNNNNNNNNNNNNNNNNNNNNNNNNNNNNNNNNNNNNNNNNNNNNNNNNNNNNNNNNNNNNNNNNNNNNNNNNNNNNNNNNNNNNNNNNNNNNNNNNNNNNNNNNNNNNNNNNNNNNNNNNNNNNNNNNNNNNNNNNNNNNNNNNNNNNNNNNNNNNNNNNNNNNNNNNNNNNNNNNNNNNNNNNNNNNNNNNNNNNNNNNNNNNNNNNNNNNNNNNNNNNNNNNNNNNNNNNNNNNNNNNNNNNNNNNNNNNNNNNNNNNNNNNNNNNNNNNNNNNNNNNNNNNNNNNNNNNNNNNNNNNNNNNNNNNNNNNNNNNNNNNNNNNNNNNNNNNNNNNNNNNNNNNNNNNNNNNNNNNNNNNNNNNNNNNNNNNNNNNNNNNNNNNNNNNNNNNNNNNNNNNNNNNNNNNNNNNNNNNNNNNNNNNNNNNNNNNNNNNNNNNNNNNNNNNNNNNNNNNNNNNNNNNNNNNNNNNNNNNNNNNNNNNNNNNNNNNNNNNNNNNNNNNNNNNNNNNNNNNNNNNNNNNNNNNNNNNNNNNNNNNNNNNNNNNNNNNNNNNNNNNNNNNNNNNNNNNNNNNNNNNNNNNNNNNNNNNNNNNNNNNNNNNNNNNNNNNNNNNNNNNNNNNNNNNNNNNNNNNNNNNNNNNNNNNNNNNNNNNNNNNNNNNNNNNNNNNNNNNNNNNNNNNNNNNNNNNNNNNNNNNNNNNNNNNNNNNNNNNNNNNNNNNNNNNNNNNNNNNNNNNNNNNNNNNNNNNNNNNNNNNNNNNNNNNNNNNNNNNNNNNNNNNNNNNNNNNNNNNNNNNNNNNNNNNNNNNNNNNNNNNNNNNNNNNNNNNNNNNNNNNNNNNNNNNNNNNNNNNNNNNNNNNNNNNNNNNNNNNNNNNNNNNNNNNNNNNNNNNNNNNNNNNNNNNNNNNNNNNNNNNNNNNNNNNNNNNNNNNNNNNNNNNNNNNNNNNNNNNNNNNNNNNNNNNNNNNNNNNNNNNNNNNNNNNNNNNNNNNNNNNNNNNNNNNNNNNNNNNNNNNNNNNNNNNNNNNNNNNNNNNNNNNNNNNNNNNNNNNNNNNNNNNNNNNNNNNNNNNNNNNNNNNNNNNNNNNNNNNNNNNNNNNNNNNNNNNNNNNNNNNNNNNNNNNNNNNNNNNNNNNNNNNNNNNNNNNNNNNNNNNNNNNNNNNNNNNNNNNNNNNNNNNNNNNNNNNNNNNNNNNNNNNNNNNNNNNNNNNNNNNNNNNNNNNNNNNNNNNNNNNNNNNNNNNNNNNNNNNNNNNNNNNNNNNNNNNNNNNNNNNNNNNNNNNNNNNNNNNNNNNNNNNNNNNNNNNNNNNNNNNNNNNNNNNNNNNNNNNNNNNNNNNNNNNNNNNNNNNNNNNNNNNNNNNNNNNNNNNNNNNNNNNNNNNNNNNNNNNNNNNNNNNNNNNNNNNNNNNNNNNNNNNNNNNNNNNNNNNNNNNNNNNNNNNNNNNNNNNNNNNNNNNNNNNNNNNNNNNNNNNNNNNNNNNNNNNNNNNNNNNNNNNNNNNNNNNNNNNNNNNNNNNNNNNNNNNNNNNNNNNNNNNNNNNNNNNNNNNNNNNNNNNNNNNNNNNNNNNNNNNNNNNNNNNNNNNNNNNNNNNNNNNNNNNNNNNNNNNNNNNNNNNNNNNNNNNNNNNNNNNNNNNNNNNNNNNNNNNNNNNNNNNNNNNNNNNNNNNNNNNNNNNNNNNNNNNNNNNNNNNNNNNNNNNNNNNNNNNNNNNNNNNNNNNNNNNNNNNNNNNNNNNNNNNNNNNNNNNNNNNNNNNNNNNNNNNNNNNNNNNNNNNNNNNNNNNNNNNNNNNNNNNNNNNNNNNNNNNNNNNNNNNNNNNNNNNNNNNNNNNNNNNNNNNNNNNNNNNNNNNNNNNNNNNNNNNNNNNNNNNNNNNNNNNNNNNNNNNNNNNNNNNNNNNNNNNNNNNNNNNNNNNNNNNNNNNNNNNNNNNNNNNNNNNNNNNNNNNNNNNNNNNNNNNNNNNNNNNNNNNNNNNNNNNNNNNNNNNNNNNNNNNNNNNNNNNNNNNNNNNNNNNNNNNNNNNNNNNNNNNNNNNNNNNNNNNNNNNNNNNNNNNNNNNNNNNNNNNNNNNNNNNNNNNNNNNNNNNNNNNNNNNNNNNNNNNNNNNNNNNNNNNNNNNNNNNNNNNNNNNNNNNNNNNNNNNNNNNNNNNNNNNNNNNNNNNNNNNNNNNNNNNNNNNNNNNNNNNNNNNNNNNNNNNNNNNNNNNNNNNNNNNNNNNNNNNNNNNNNNNNNNNNNNNNNNNNNNNNNNNNNNNNNNNNNNNNNNNNNNNNNNNNNNNNNNNNNNNNNNNNNNNNNNNNNNNNNNNNNNNNNNNNNNNNNNNNNNNNNNNNNNNNNNNNNNNNNNNNNNNNNNNNNNNNNNNNNNNNNNNNNNNNNNNNNNNNNNNNNNNNNNNNNNNNNNNNNNNNNNNNNNNNNNNNNNNNNNNNNNNNNNNNNNNNNNNCCCGGGGTCGCCTCGGCTCCGGGGTGTGGCTCCGGGTCGGGCTCCGAGCGGCCGGGAGCCTCACGCAGAGCGGCCTCCGGACGCGGCCGTGCAGGTAAAGCCCTCGCCCCACCCGTCCGCCGCCCGGGGTCGCGGGGTCCCGGGGTCCCGGGGTCTGGggtcccagccccaccctgcaggCCCCGCGCGCGGCCCCGCCACTCCACGCCCCAGAGCGGCCGCGCGCCCAGGGCTTGGCTTTTCTCCCTTCtcgttttccttctttctacagCACAACCGAAATGCAAGGCACCGCCCCCGGGGCCGCGTGCCCATCCCCGCTGGGTTGACAAAGAAGGGCTCTCTCTGTGCTTACAGTTCTGTGAGGGTGTCAGGATGAGCAAAGTGCTAAGCTCCGACAGCCGCCACCCCGGCCACCGCCGCCAGCTCCGCGGCCACGAGCGCGCCCCGCTCGGTCGCCAGTCGTTTGCCCATCCCTCTGCCTTGCATTCCGCTTTCTTAGGAAAGCCCTGCAGCCCCGCCTTCCTGGTTTCCAGCCTCGGAAGCTCGGAGGGGTGGCCCCTCGTCGGGCTGAGCCAGCCCCCGGTTCCCTAGGTGTGCCATGGGTGTGTCCAGGGTTCCTGGACCCAGCGAGCGGTCAGCGCGACCTGCCCTTGCTGTTCTGGGTGGCTTTGGGAATCTCTGGAAATAAGTTACAGAGACCCCCACTGACCAGACGCTTCGGTGTGCCCTGACATCTCCCCCAAAGTCAGAGTGCTCCCGGGGTTCCCTGCGGGAGGCAGTCAGGATGCTGATTGCCGATCTCTTTTAGAACTGGAGGAGAACACCGCTTTTCCTTGCACGGAAGGAGGGAGCGTGGATGCCTGTGTCTGATGGTCATCTGCACAGCGGCGTCTGGGGGAGTGAGGAAGAACACAGGTCAGCACCCGGTGGGAGGAGACTGCCGTCCACCCGTCCCCAGGTGTGGTCAGCATGGGCCCCGTGGGCAAACAGAGCCCCTTGCCCCTGCCGGTCCCCGCAGGAGGGTCCTGCCTCGTCCTCCTCTTATGCCTGCGCTTGGGTGCGTCCTGCCCGCAGAGCTGCCAGTGCCCCGAACACGCCGGGGCCGTGGCTGTCCACTGCAGTGCGAGGGGCCTGCAGGAGATCCCTAAGGACATCCCTGCCAACGCTGTGCTGCTGAAGCTCGATGCCAACAAACTCACCCACATCCCTAACGGAGCCTTCCAGCACCTGAACCAGCTGAGGGAGCTGGACCTGTCCCAGAACACCATCGAGACCATCGGTCCCGCTGCCTTCTCGGGCCTGGCCGGGGGCCTGCGGCTGCTAGACCTCTCCCATAACCGCATCCGCAGGATTCCGAAGGACGCCCTGGGCAAGCTCAGTGCCAAGATCCGCCTGTCGCACAACCCCCTGCACTGCGAGTGTGCGCTGCAGGAGGCCCTGTGGGAGCTGAAGCTGGACCCCGAATCGGTGGACGAGATCGCCTGCCACACGGCGGCGCAGGAGGAGTTCGTGGGGAAGCCGCTGATCCAGGCTCTGGACTCCGGGGTCAGCTTCTGCAGCACCCACCACAAGACCACCGACGTGGCCATGCTGGTCACCATGTTCGGCTGGTTCGCCATGGTGATCGCCTACGTTGTGTACTACGTGCGCCAGAACCAGGAGGACGCCAGGAGGCACCTGGAGTACTTGAAGTCCCTGCCCAGCGCCCCCGTGTCCAAGGACCCCATCGGCCCCGTGCCCTAGTGCCTGCCGGCGGAAGCAGAGCACCGCCTACCTGTCCCCCATCACTCTCGTAGCAGGTGGTGGCCGAGCAGCGGGTCCTCACAGCCCCCTCCATGCGGCACTTTGCCCCCACAGAGCCCTCCCTTGCGTTGCACTGAAGACACCGTGCCACGCTTCAAGTCCAAAATGTGGCCATCAGGCCCATTTGACGGGCCAGGAAGCCAAAGCTTGGAGAAATGGCATTGCCCACAACCACACAGTCAGGAGAC
Encoded proteins:
- the LRRC3 gene encoding leucine-rich repeat-containing protein 3, which gives rise to MGPVGKQSPLPLPVPAGGSCLVLLLCLRLGASCPQSCQCPEHAGAVAVHCSARGLQEIPKDIPANAVLLKLDANKLTHIPNGAFQHLNQLRELDLSQNTIETIGPAAFSGLAGGLRLLDLSHNRIRRIPKDALGKLSAKIRLSHNPLHCECALQEALWELKLDPESVDEIACHTAAQEEFVGKPLIQALDSGVSFCSTHHKTTDVAMLVTMFGWFAMVIAYVVYYVRQNQEDARRHLEYLKSLPSAPVSKDPIGPVP